One window of Dromaius novaehollandiae isolate bDroNov1 chromosome 20, bDroNov1.hap1, whole genome shotgun sequence genomic DNA carries:
- the PMPCA gene encoding mitochondrial-processing peptidase subunit alpha — MAAAMVWLRRGAWGSARRCGRSYSGGVPLTRPLPGAPQPVFAAAGGRERFETRVTTLENGLRVASQNKFGQFCTLGLLVNSGSRHEAKYLSGIAHFLEKLAFSSTARFASKDEILLTLEKHGGICDCQASRDTIMYAVSADAKGLDTVVNLLADVVLQPRLSDEEIEMTRMAIRFELEDLNMRPDPEPLLTEMIHAAAYRENTVGLNRFCPVENTDKIDREVLHSYLRNYYTPDRMVLAGVGIEHEQLVECAKKYLLGVEPVWGSGKTKDVDRSVAQYTGGIVKVEKDMSDVSLGPTPIPELTHIMIGLESCSFLEEDFIPFAVLNMMMGGGGSFSAGGPGKGMFTRLYLNVLNRHHWMYNATSYHHSYEDTGLLCIHASADPKQVREMVEIITREFILMAGAVGEVELERAKTQLKSMLMMNLESRPVIFEDVGRQVLATNTRKLPHELCTLIGDVKSADIKRVVTKMLRNKPAVAALGDLTDLPTYEHIQAALSSKDGRLPRMYRLFR; from the exons ATGGCGGCCGCCATGGTGTGGCTGCGGCGGGGCGCgtggggctcggcgcggcg GTGCGGCCGGAGCTACAGCGGCGGCGTGCCGCTGACGCGCCCGCTgcccggcgccccccagcccgtcttcgcggcggccggcggccgggAGCGCTTCGAGACGCGGGTGACGACGCTGGAGAACGGGCTGCGCGTCGCCTCGCAGAACAAGTTCGGGCAGTTCTGCACCCTGGGCC TTCTCGTGAATTCGGGCTCCAGGCACGAAGCGAAGTACCTCAGCGGCATTGCTCACTTCTTGGAGAAGCTGGCCTTTTCT TCCACAGCTCGGTTTGCTAGCAAAGATGAAATTCTGCTCACCTTGGAAAAGCACGGGGGCATCTGTGACTGCCAGGCATCGAG GGACACAATAATGTACGCCGTTTCTGCTGATGCCAAAGGCCTGGACACGGTGGTCAATCTGCTGGCTGATGTAGTGCTACAGCCCAGGTTATCAG ATGAAGAAATTGAGATGACTCGAATGGCTATACGATTTGAGCTTGAAGATTTGAATATGAGACCTGATCCAGAGCCTCTACTCACAGAAATGATCCATGCG GCAGCCTACAGGGAAAATACAGTTGGACTGAACAGGTTCTGTCCAGTAGAAAACACTGACAAAATTGATCGGGAAGTCCTCCATTCGTACCTGCGCAACTACTATACGCCAGACAGGATGGTGCTGGCTGGGGTGGGGATTGAGCACGAGCAGCTAGTGGAGTGCGCCAAGAAGTATCTGCTTGGAGTGGAGCCAGTGTGGGGTAGCGGAAAGACCAAGGATGTTGACAGATCTGTGGCTCAGTACACAGGAGGCATTGTTAAG GTTGAAAAAGATATGTCAGATGTGAGCCTGGGCCCTACTCCAATCCCAGAGCTTACCCACATCATGATCGGGCTAGAAAGCTGCTCATTTTTA GAGGAAGATTTCATTCCCTTTGCAGTATTAAACATGATGATGGGAGGCGGCGGCTCTTTTTCAGCTGGAGGGCCTGGCAAGGGCATGTTCACCCGACTGTATCTCAACGTACTCAACAG GCACCACTGGATGTATAACGCAACCTCTTACCATCACAGTTATGAAGATACAGGTCTCCTGTGTATTCATGCCAGTGCAGATCCAAAACAG GTTCGAGAGATGGTGGAAATCATTACAAGAGAATTCATTCTAATGGCAGGAGCAGTGGGAGAG GTAGAGCTTGAGCGAGCAAAGACGCAACTGAAATCCATGCTCATGATGAACCTCGAGTCTCGGCCAGTTATCTTTGAAGATGTGGGAAGGCAAGTGTTGGCAACAAACACAAGGAAACTACCTCACGAGCTCTGCACGCTCATCG GTGATGTGAAATCTGCTGACATCAAGAGAGTGGTCACCAAGATGCTTCGTAACAAACCAGCTGTGGCTGCACTGGGTGACTTAACAGATTTGCCCACCTATGAACACATCCAGGCAGCACTTTCTAGTAAGGATGGGCGGCTCCCTCGGATGTATCGGCTCTTTCGATAA